In a genomic window of Pseudoxanthomonas sp. Root65:
- a CDS encoding iron-sulfur cluster assembly accessory protein, producing MAITLTPVALERVQRFVEQTPAALGLRFGVTRTGCSGWGHVADLARDAREGDTVFEFAGVKIYVDAASLPLVDGTEIDFAKQGLSETFIFRNPNAAAECGCGESFTTAADAA from the coding sequence ATGGCCATCACCCTCACCCCGGTCGCACTCGAGCGCGTGCAGCGCTTCGTCGAGCAGACCCCGGCTGCACTCGGCCTGCGCTTCGGCGTGACCCGCACCGGCTGTTCGGGGTGGGGCCATGTGGCTGACCTGGCCCGCGACGCGCGCGAGGGCGACACCGTGTTCGAGTTCGCGGGGGTGAAGATCTACGTCGACGCCGCCAGCCTGCCGCTGGTCGACGGCACCGAGATCGACTTCGCCAAGCAGGGGCTCTCGGAAACCTTCATCTTCCGCAACCCCAACGCGGCGGCCGAGTGCGGCTGCGGCGAGAGCTTCACCACGGCCGCCGACGCCGCCTGA
- the rpsF gene encoding 30S ribosomal protein S6, giving the protein MRHYEVVFLVHPDQSEQVPAMIERYKSLIEAGNGTIHRLEDWGRRQLAYPIQNLVKAHYVLLNIEADQAVLSELVESFRFNDAVLRNLVIKRDGPDTEQSLIMKNKDEKGDKPERGERRRRDDDEAGTEASTDSDTAEAA; this is encoded by the coding sequence ATGCGTCACTATGAAGTCGTGTTCCTGGTCCATCCGGACCAGAGCGAGCAGGTGCCGGCCATGATCGAGCGCTACAAGTCGCTGATCGAGGCGGGCAACGGCACCATCCACCGTCTGGAAGACTGGGGCCGCCGCCAGCTGGCCTACCCGATCCAGAACCTGGTGAAGGCCCATTACGTGCTGCTCAACATCGAAGCCGACCAGGCCGTGCTGAGCGAGCTGGTCGAGAGCTTCCGCTTCAACGATGCGGTGCTGCGCAACCTGGTCATCAAGCGTGATGGCCCGGACACCGAGCAGTCCCTGATCATGAAGAACAAGGACGAGAAGGGCGACAAGCCCGAGCGTGGCGAGCGCCGCCGCCGTGACGACGACGAGGCCGGTACCGAAGCCTCGACCGATTCCGACACCGCCGAAGCCGCCTGA
- the rpsR gene encoding 30S ribosomal protein S18, producing the protein MSKFFRRRKFCKFTAEGVKEIDYKDLNTLRQYLTENGKIVPSRVTGTKSRYQRQLSTAVKRARFLALIPYTDNHDV; encoded by the coding sequence ATGTCCAAGTTCTTCCGTCGCCGCAAGTTCTGCAAGTTCACCGCCGAAGGCGTGAAAGAGATCGACTACAAGGATCTCAACACCCTGCGCCAGTACCTGACCGAGAACGGCAAGATCGTGCCGAGCCGCGTTACCGGTACCAAGTCCCGTTACCAGCGTCAGCTGTCCACCGCGGTCAAGCGCGCCCGTTTCCTGGCGCTGATCCCGTACACGGACAACCACGACGTCTGA